CAACTCCCCTCGGACAGAATGTATTGATGTCCTCCGTGGCTAACTTCGAAGATGATGCATTTGTAGAGCTTCCAACGCGGGAAAGACGTGCCTTCGACCTCAAATTGAATTTCGACGTGATGCGCCTTCAACGTCTCTAGCTCGATGTCATCATCAGTGCGACGACCAGCGAAGTAGTCCGTAATGTCCAGATCGGAGTACAGCGTCTTGTTCCACGTGCCCTGAAACTTAAAACCGACAATCGCCGTTTCGTCGATGATTTCGGGAGGAGACAGATACACTCGCTCGAACTCAGCGTTGTTCAATGCGCCAAGGAGCAACTGGTCCAGCGTTCCGATCATGACGGGATCGCTCACCGGACGCAGTTGATCGATCATTGCAAAGCTGGCCTGGTAGGCATCGCTTTCAAAGAGGTCGAGCGCCTGCGCGCACTTACGCCCGAGCCCAGCAAAATCCAATTCGGCGGACAGCTTCAACGAACTGCTACCCGTTGCCTTCTTAGCGAAGCCGTCATCGGCGGCCCTTCCGGTCACGCTCCGGATGACATCAACCAGTTGGTCGATTTCAAACTCGTCGAGCCTGGAGGATCGCCCCGTCTGTTGACGTTTGCGTAATGCCGCCGTCTCGGGTCGCATCACGTCAACATTCCGGAGTTCATCCGGGGCCACGGCGCCCAGGGCTGCTTTCAGCCCGAAGTCCTCGACGAACCTCCCGTCGTCGAGCATCGACCAACCATGGCCGAACGTGATTGCAAACGTCCGCTCGCGCACCTTCAGAAACAGGACAGCCGACACGCTTCGCACCGACAAGTTCAGGGCGCTCAGATCGAAAGCCTCGTCGAGTAGCAATTTCCACCTCGGCGGATTAGCGGGGTGTTGTTTGACGAAGAGCACCGGCTCCTCCTCGTGATCGTCGTCCGGATCAAATCGGTCGAACATGTCCGGTAGCTTTAGCGCGTCCTCGTACCGGTCGAGGTCGTCCTTGGCGAGGTGGATGGTGATGGTCCTGCTTTTCATTCGCCACCTCTCAAAGTTCACTTGTTCCGTATTTATCGATGTATCGACGAAGTTGGGCCTTCGGCCGTTCGATCACCCAGTCGAAGTATTTCGCTATGGACTGTTTGATCGCCCAAACATCGAAAAACATTTGAGCAAAACAGTCAGCAACACTGAACGGATTGCGCCCTTTATACGAGACCTTCTCGACCCCATCTCCATGAGCCGCGACGTTGCGAGCCTCGTTGATGTCTCGAATGGATTGGAGGTCCGGATAGGGCCAAGAGTTCAAGACCGGCTCCAACACGCGGTACATGTCCATGAACCCTAAGCGTCCAATCATACGGTCGAATTTTTCCAGGGTCTTTTTGTTTTCTGTCTCGTCGTCCGTAAGGAACAGTTGGGCTTTGAATGTGTGGTAGAAGATTCGCCGTAGTTCGACCTCAACCGCGGCATGAAGATCGAAAATGCAGGACCTGATTTGATGCTGGTTATCGTCCAGGTTTGAGGCAAGTTCCTTCACCCCCTCATAAGCCTCCTCGGCGCTCTTGAAGCTGAGGAGTTCAAGGTAACTTTGAGATGTTTCCGTCACGCGGCAACCTCCTCTTCGCCCTCAGGTTCCTCCTCCGGCAGGTCGCTGAGCACATCTACATATGCTCCCCGGTCGAGGGCGTAGAGTACCTGGCTTGGGCGGAAAGTGAGGAAGTCGTTGATAACGATATGGTTGTTGTCTTCGTCAACGCTCACCGATACGGCGGTGTCCATGCGTTCGTTTTCATCAGCCTCTTCATTGTATTCCCGGCGCGTATGGCCAAGGTTCAATGGGCGTGCCGCATGGGCCTCGTAAAGAATGACGGCGATGGCTTCGGCGGTGGCGGCGGCGAGTGTCCGGTGGCGATGGCCGACGGATTGATGCACCACATCGCGACCGTGCCCGAGAGGCCCATTGCTGTTGCGCAGCTCGGACAGTCCCCGTGTCGCCGTGATCAGGCCGCTTGCGATATCCCGGAGCGCCGTATCAACGGTTTCCACGTCCAGGCCCACGGTCCGAGCCGCCAATGTCACAAGCTTGGCGGGTGAGGCGTCCGATGGACAGGCCTGCCCATGTTCAGAGAGGATGGTTTTGCACACGCACTCGACGATACATTTCGCACCGTCTAAGGCTTTGTCCGAACCTTCGTGGATTGCCGCTTCGGTGGTTTCAATGAGTTCCCGCAGGTGGCCTGAGTCGGGCCAGTCCTCCAAGATGCGGCGGACTCCTTCAAGAACGAAATCGGGAGTGCCATCGGTCATGTCGCGGCCTCCACTTCCTTCTCCGCACCACGAACGCGGATTTCGCCGGACATGAGTTTGGGCAACAGCGTATTGCGCAGGTCGGTGAGGGTTTCGTTTTCATGCCTATTGGCACTTATTTTATTATGAAACTCACAAACTAGATCATCAAAGGCCGACAAGACGGGTTTATCTGGGAGACAGAATGATATCTGCTTTAGGTTTGAAGCTGGCCGGGAAATTGACGGAACGCCCGTTGATGAAGTGTTAGCTAGCAGCCTGTGCTGACCAGTGTGGGATTTGAAAAAATAAAGTATAAAAGATGGCAAAACTTTGTTCATGTTGCATCGCAGATAAAATTGCCGCTGCGATATGATATATCTATCATACTTTGACGCATCTGGAACTAAGGAGACCTGACCGATATTTCCAGCGTGAGTGAATATAATATCTCCTCGTTTTACATTTGATCTCTTTAGGCTATTAGCGTGTTCTTCGGTTATATAATTATAAGTGTTATCTTCAAGCAAAATGCTATTTAGATGTTGCCCGCTGATAATCGGAATACCGTCAGGGACAAACGTTGAAACTTTAATGTTCGAACCAAATGGTCCCATCGCAATTTGCGCGGCAACATCCTCCATTTTCGATAGTATCCACCCCTCCGGCAGCCCCTCGTCATTGAACCCATCCGGAAACAGCGCAGCCGTTTCGGTGTCCATGTGGGGGGGGTGACGGCCTTCGGCCTTGGCGTGAACGGGGTCGAAATCGACGAA
The nucleotide sequence above comes from Candidatus Glassbacteria bacterium. Encoded proteins:
- a CDS encoding abortive infection family protein, which encodes MTDGTPDFVLEGVRRILEDWPDSGHLRELIETTEAAIHEGSDKALDGAKCIVECVCKTILSEHGQACPSDASPAKLVTLAARTVGLDVETVDTALRDIASGLITATRGLSELRNSNGPLGHGRDVVHQSVGHRHRTLAAATAEAIAVILYEAHAARPLNLGHTRREYNEEADENERMDTAVSVSVDEDNNHIVINDFLTFRPSQVLYALDRGAYVDVLSDLPEEEPEGEEEVAA
- a CDS encoding restriction endonuclease subunit S — encoded protein: MLPDGWTLQPLGKLTENFDALRRPVKSADRSPGPYPYYGASGVVDYVDDYIFDGEHLLIAEDGENLRTRQTPIAFLARGQFWVNNHAHIVRGNRNALTRYLNYALTVKDISGYLTGSTMPKLTQGNMNRIVLSAPPIQEQEAIVETISVLDDKIDLNRRMNETLEAMARALFKSWFVDFDPVHAKAEGRHPPHMDTETAALFPDGFNDEGLPEGWILSKMEDVAAQIAMGPFGSNIKVSTFVPDGIPIISGQHLNSILLEDNTYNYITEEHANSLKRSNVKRGDIIFTHAGNIGQVSLVPDASKYDRYIISQRQFYLRCNMNKVLPSFILYFFKSHTGQHRLLANTSSTGVPSISRPASNLKQISFCLPDKPVLSAFDDLVCEFHNKISANRHENETLTDLRNTLLPKLMSGEIRVRGAEKEVEAAT